A region of the Leptospira wolffii serovar Khorat str. Khorat-H2 genome:
ACAACTGAGTCTTTTGAAAGATTAGAATCTTTTTTAGATAGAATTACATTCCCAGGAGCTTCTGCTAAATTCAAATTTGATGTAATTGAAACTACAATTACTGTATTAATGTTACTTTCATTAAAAGAATCATCTTGTACTATTAAAACAGGACGCTTAAAGCCAGGTTCACTGCCGAATGGAATTCCTAAATCCACCCACCAAATTTCACCACGAATCATTCTTTAAACTCTTGCGCAGTGATTCAACAGATAGATTATTGATACTGTCTTTCGAGCTATCTTTTCTATTTGTATAAATTTTATTTAATCTTTCGGTCACTGATTCTTTACTATGTAATTGAATAAACTCTTCTAATGCCTTTGCAAAAAGTTGGCTTCGAGGAATCCCCAGCCTTTTGGCGGTTTTTTCCGCTGTTTTAAATAAATCATCAGGAATTGAGACAGCAGTCTTCATAAAATAAGTATAACTCGAGTTATACCTGGGTCAATTAAAAATTCTATCAATTTGTAGAAATTTCGCTTCCCTTGAATAAAGACAGATGCACGGGCATTGCGTATAACGACCAAGGTGTTCCGACGTTTACGACGGCGCGAGTTTGCTTATGCAAACGAAGTGACGGAAGTAAATGTGGCGTAGCCCGAGCGAGAGTCGCGAAGCGATCTCGAAGCGGAGCGGAAGCACCGAAAGTTAGACGAAGTGCAGTTAGCAC
Encoded here:
- a CDS encoding type II toxin-antitoxin system PemK/MazF family toxin; amino-acid sequence: MIRGEIWWVDLGIPFGSEPGFKRPVLIVQDDSFNESNINTVIVVSITSNLNLAEAPGNVILSKKDSNLSKDSVVNVSQLVTLDKERFLDKVGKLKAGKMADVEEGLRLIIGLN
- a CDS encoding CopG family transcriptional regulator, encoding MKTAVSIPDDLFKTAEKTAKRLGIPRSQLFAKALEEFIQLHSKESVTERLNKIYTNRKDSSKDSINNLSVESLRKSLKNDSW